From the genome of Nicotiana tabacum cultivar K326 chromosome 17, ASM71507v2, whole genome shotgun sequence:
CGGTCCGTAGACCCGTTAAGCGatcgcaaaatggaccgcggaaTCACCCTCTGAAATTTCTCATGTTGAATATGCGATGGAAGTGCGACCCGCcaaatgattatgcggtcgcataatggaccgcaacaAGACCTCTAAAAAATGGCTTTGTTTTGTTGCACTCAACGACAAATAAGTGTGGCACATAAGTGTGGATTCtgaaagacttaagtttgggggagttgataagtgtggattttaaacacttattagtaccttctcTCTTTAGTTTTAGTCGGAAAGTGTTGATTTATGTTCTTAAAACTAATGAAATTATACAAATGGCAGGAATGCTGGAGAATTGGACTCGAATGAAGaaaatctaactcaaaaaggaaTGTTCCGGCTCATACGGCAAGAAGGAGCACAACATGCaaaaagtgcggtccgcataagtaATTCTGTAGCCGCAAGTGAAGTGCGGATcgcacatagaattgtgcggccgccgATCCTCCCGAAGGAAATTTTTGTTAGCAAATTTTGGgtcactataaatagacgagaattacctttttaggtcaagtttggtAGTTTTTTGAGCTGTAGCCGTTGTAGTTTACCACTTTTGGTAATTTGTGACCAATTTGGGTTAAAAACacattagtttatcattttaatttgttATTATGACTTTGATTAGTggttcttctttattttcttaatttctattatgagtagctagatattTCTAGGGgtatgacccaaccctagtgtgtaaatcttatgggtaattaatctaatgcttgtttatgattggatatttgttatttagccttgttcatgctttaattctagaattaatggttgcaaatattgcttcatgcctttttgacttggtctttacttgagaaagagggacctagtctaggaaacttggctaacaagaaattgggctagttaagattttgactagcctaattaaaaggtttgaactagagatagggaaaaatccgacttgagctcatatcgaATTTTTGACTTGAtgcccatttgggcttgagaaagccaaattgggcaaaaacactccatgaccgagaggtattgagtgagtaacttagagttgagagctataatgcACCCCGATCACTAAAATAAGTATTAACATAATTAACCCATTAGGCTAATACCTAGGTGAAGATTACAACCCTAGGCATTTTACCTGTTtgaaaaacaacccaaaataatTAATCAATCTCTAGTTAATCACTATTAACATAGATTGTAGAAGTAAATTACAAAACCATCGTGTTCGGAAGCGTATTTGAGCTATTTCTTCTACACTCATTAAGTGTACACTCTAACACCTACATTTAACTCCCTGAGGATATTGACCCTGACTCATTGTTAGGTACTATCCTTTCAACGACCGTTTCCATTCATATTGAGTGAGGATGGGGAGTGGATCACCCGAGCCTAGCATAGCCACTTGGAATCTACCTGCACCTCGCACACCCACTTAAAAAATACCCCCACCTAGCACGGTGAATTCGAACCTACCCGTGCTCAGCACGCTCACTTGAAACCTACCCTTGCTCATCACGGCCACTTGAAACTAACCTGCGCCTAGCATATGCACTTAAAACCTATCCACACCTAGCACGACCACTTAGAACCAACCCGCACCTAGCACGATACTTGGAACCTATTCGTGCATAGCATGGCACTTCGAACCTACCTGCACCTAGCACGACCACTTGGAACTTACCCGCTTAGCACGACCACATGGAACCTACCCGCGCCTAGCATGGCCACTTGGAACCTGCCCGCTCCTAGAACGACCATTTGAAAACTACCTATGCCTAGCACAAGCACTTGGAGCCTACTCGCGCCTAACACATCCACTTGAAACCTACCCGCGCCTAGCACGGTCACTTGGAACCTACCCGCAACTAGCACGACAACTTGGAACATGCCCATGCATAGAACGACCACTTGGAACCTACCCGCGCTCAGCACGACCACTTAGAGCCTACCCGCGCATATCACAGGAATTTGGAACCTGCCGATGCCTAGCGTTATACTTGGAACCTACTCGCGCCTAGCACGACACTTGGAAACCACCCCCACCTAGCACGATCACTTGAATCCTACCGACGCTTAGCACGCCACCTGGAACCTACCCTCGCTCAGCACAACCACTTGGAACCTACCTAAACCTAGCATGATAACTTGAAACCTATCCACGCCTAGAACGACCACTTAGAACCTACCCCGCTCAGCACGACCACTTAGTGCCTACCCACATCTAGCACGACAACTTGGAACCTGCTCTTGCCTAGTACAAGCACTTGGAACCTACCTACGTGTAGCATGGTCACTTGAAATCCACATGCGCCTGCACATCCATTCGGAGAGGAGAATAGTAAACTGCACGTCATCCAGGTGACATACAGCGTTGTACGAATGAATACAAGCCCGAACGAATACAATTGAAGTTGACACATGTTGTATTCGTTGTGTGTTTGAATAGAAGTGATATTAAGGCTTTGGGCAGTGAGGCCAttgccttaggcccccaaattttgaaggcccccaaatttattttaaattcttattattattgttactattatatattatataatttatataaataattagaataaaaaaagtgttacagtatattttttgttacttgattgaggttattttatacaataaatttataaattatgataattttcttccctcattaattagtatatttgacaagagtgggttgctctagtggtgagcacccctccacttccaaccaagaggttgtgagttcgagtcaccccaagagcaaggtggggagttcttggagggagggagccgagggtctatcggaaacaacctctctaccctagggtaggggtaaggtctgcgtacaaactaccctccccagacctcactagtggaattatactgggttgttgttattgttttcatGAACCTTTTGTCATGTCATATATGGATTCATGCTGAATATTGTAACCTCACACTACAAATTTACTTAAAAGATTGTGTTGTGTTGAACCACTTAttgattttgttgaaggcttgtatttttaaaaagttcattgtaCTAGTTGTGCCGCTATGATGATACTAAAGAAATTTATTTTAGTGTGTGCTCTGAACACCGTGGGCCTCTTTGAATTTTGTGTGCTGGGGGGAAACTATGAATCCTTACTACATATTCATACAAAAAAGTTGAGTTATATATGATAAAACGGAGACTATCATGATACCTCAAAAGAAGAATGAGGGGATTTGGAGTGTGATGATCAAAAGTATTTATATTTGGTGTGAATTCCGATATAATATTCAACTTTTTGTAGTAAAAGTTATATATTTATATCTGTTTAAAAAGTATCATTAGTCATAACTATTTACAACAAAAATTATTACAAAGTTATATTAAAGAAACATTTGTTTGACTCTATAGTACATAATAAAGTGATAGAGAAATTAATTGGGATCATCATTGTCCGATCCAAAGCCCCAAGTTGTACAAGTTGAACATGCTACTTGTTCACCACCAAAGAATGTGGCGGAATGAATATAATGCATTCGCCCTTAATCAAAAATTTCAAGTAAGAATCTTGGGAATAAAAGAATTATGgtagaaagtatttttttttaatggaCTATACGAATTAAGTGAGCAGTGTTCCGAAATCAAAATAATTATCTATTTATTTATCTAtgtatttatatctatatctatctatactatattaaagcCTAAACGAAATGTCGTTTGCCTTTTTTGCCTTTTAAAAATAGGTTTCACATAGgacaaaattataaattaatttattttcctaatattaagctttgaaattaactaaaattttagttattaaatattTCCTTATTGAACTAGGtaaatatttagtattttaaaattaataacaattttttatataaattatttccttatttaaattgtTAATATTTTAAATCTTATTTCTACTTATTTTGTTTACGAGGAATAAAGTGGTAGAAGTTCTAGAATTGCGCCGAGAATAAGCATTTGTGTCGCACAAACTATTTTAGTTATTCAAGTAGACAAGAAAAAgttagaaagaaaaaagaaatttgcAGAAAGTTATTTTATCtctttaatttcatattttttacgTCCAATATTTCATATTACTTATTTCGTTATCGatcctttttttaaaataacGTTGAACATGGAATATTTTTTCTTAATATATTTAATTTCTAAAAAAAGGTCAAAAGTTCTTTTTTGGTTGTGCATAAACACAGTGTTTGTCTATTCCAATTTTTGAATTACATGAAAGAAAAGTTTTCCACCTCAACCCCATatccttttctattttatttaccatctagctaaaaatgaaaaaaaggatgtaatattattctaatattttttttgtcgGAAACAAGTCGTATAGTATTCTTATAgattaaacaaataaaacaaTTTGCATTTTTCTTGCGAGGAATAAAAAGACCTTTTATGTGAGTTGACCATGTTTGTATCTTTTAGAACGAGTTTAAGAATATAtagttttttaaaattattttttttagataAACTCTTAAATCTTCAAGGGTTATATATTCTTGTTAAAAGTAAAAGAGAAGTATTATTAAACTttacttattttgaaaatatctttatTAAACAGAATTTATTGTTGACAAGGTTACATTTGAAAAATTCAATATGGAGGTGTTTTTGCATTATATTATGTCTTAAACTATGCGGGAAGAGGCTAAAGGGGCACGCCAAAAATTATATAGATTCTAATTATTGTCATTTGTAGAGCTTTTGGTTATAATGAAAGAACTTGGTTAttctaaaaattatttattaaaaaaaaatttattcaaAAATAATTGTTTCACGGGAAAGCTATTGCACAAGGGGGTTCCCTTTTCCATTCAAAAGGTGAGGGGTATCATTTCCCAACCATTAAAGGTTAAGGGGGGTAAGGTGAATTTTACTCTAAAATTATGGAACTGGAATGAATATTAAGTTGAATATATTGATTGAGATGATTGAAAACTTCCTTTATTGAGTAATTagctaattaaataaaataaaaaatcgtCATTTTTAAAAACTTATACTCTTTATTTAGCTTCTATTTTATAGCTCACATATAAATTtcaatataaaatatatgtaATTCTCTTAAAATTTTATACTCATTGAGACAAAATATACGTGCAATGTGCGTATCTAAGCTTagtaacaaaaaaaagaagaggttAATGCTCATAAAAACTTTCTGAAGTTTTCCCTTGTCGCTCTCAAATACGCAAATGTGATGCTTGGAAGAACAAAAGATACGTTTCATAAATCATAATTCAGACATGTGATGCCATTTGACCAAATGATAAAATTCAGCTTTTATTAAAAGTAATAATAATTTGACTCATATTGTATCCACATATCCCTAGATTAGGCAACTTTAATGATAAGCGGAATTCCCTCACTTTCAAAGGGAAACTGCATCAAAGAGAACACGTTTATTATGCCAAAAACTTCGTAAGTAAGATAAGTTCAgtgtatatatagagagagaaaagaaattaggcGCATAATCATATGGCATGATGTACTAAAGGAATTAACCATATTAATAGAGCAATCTAGAATCTAGTCAAGTTTTTTTTAATCATGGTTGTTCGTAATCTTACATAATCCGGTTGCAGTGATATAATCTGGTATTTTAATTAAGAATAATACCCCCACAATTAAATATTTAGGCAATAATATTCCCTAGATAATAACTActataattttttgtttttttaggtaaaattataatttgacttgaaaactaaaataaactcttaaaaacttgaaaaggaaaagaatttaaAAGCATTTAAATTTAGTAAAGTAATATCAGTTTGAATCAACAAAGTATATATTAACTAGATTTGAttagaaaaagcaaaaaataaatatcaaccaaaatTAAATTAGTGGGAGAAAATAGTAATTCGATGAAATATAGTAGATACCTAAAATACGCTCGAACAACACCGTtatagaaaaagaataaaaagggaattAGAACTACGAATAAagataaaatttattttcttatccTAAAAGAATGTGGGTATATTTATTGAAAGAATAGGAGCGAGTGAAGACAAAATAAATTGCTGATCAATAAAGATTGCGATAGAGCGGTAACTACTCCTTCATTCTTATAGCTTGTTTGGATAGTTGTTACCCATTGTAATAtattgtattgttactttaattataatatttgttttaattgttacttaaattttattgtatcatatTATTAAATCCGTCATTATGTAATGACGAAAAATGTCACTTTATGAAACGGCGGATTTGGTGTGGTGGCGTCGTTACCTTTTTTTTCCTCTCATCTTGCCctttcttattattaaataatcatattttattctttattccgCTTTTAATACAATAATTCTATTTTTTCTTGGTAATGTCGTAAACTTAtttttcatattgttggtgcgtgACATTATGAAACGACGgtaaacgatacaatctatctaAATGTTGTATTCATTAAACAATACAGTACAAtgcaatacgatacattatgaaacgacacGTAACAAttatccaaacaagttgttagccATTCCTTTAGGTTTGAGCCCCGAATATAAAATCACTTTTGTTAAGAGTATAAAATCACTTTTGTTAAGAGTCATTTTACCTTTAATTTGTCACTTtccaattcaaaaacaaaatttaaTCGGCCCCAAAGAGAATACCTTAAGTgcgaaacaaaaaaagaaaagaaaagaaaaaaaatactgcTGGACCTTATACAATAGCTTTCCATTTTCAATTATGGTAATTGCTTGAATACAAAAATCAGATTCATCATCTCTTTATACATATACTCCTATCTCTTCGACCCACCCCACCTCCTTTTCTCTagtctctctcttcttctctcttggaatatatatatatatatacacaccaaAACTTTATATAACTAATCTGAGGATCTCTCTGCAGAAGATTGGCTTTTTAACTCAAACACACAAAGATTGTCTCTTTCTTTTTCCACTGAAAATGAAAGGGGAGTCGGGTGGGAGTTTGGTTTGGATTGGGATAGCAACAGTGGTAGCAGTTGGGTGGTTTATTTATAAGATGAGAAAAaggcaaaaggaaaagaaagatacGAATAGAGGAATTCCAAGAGGGAATTCTGGTTGGCCTCTTTTAGGAGAAACTCTGGAATTCATAGCTTCTGGTTACACTTCTCGTCCTGTCAGTTTCATGGAGAAACGCAAGTCTCTGTaagcatatacatacatatatcccctttttcagtcattttttcttcaatttttatggtGCTTTCTGGatttaccatttaattatacTTTCTTTGAAGTAGAGATAGAAAAGGGTAATTCTTGCTCTTTCATATCTTTGAAATGGATTATTTCAACCTTTGCTTAACAGCGAATCTTACCTAAGATTTGGTGATAGTTTTAAATTCTTAAAGCTTCTTGTTGGTTTGCAAGATCAGTCATTTTAAAATGTTTTTAGTAATATTGTTTTAATGAAGGAGTTTTAAAATAGAGTAATGGCGTGGTCATGCACCTGGAACTCAATCAGTTGGCTCAGTTCAGCTGCAGGGCATTTTTATTACAATACTAGTAGTGGTAGTACAATTAGCTGTCTTTTTCATTcttctaattttaaaaaaaaataatgggAAAAGTGATACTCCTAAGTATCAGTTGTTGACTGAAGAGAGAATTCTTTTAAATAGAAAATACTACTCCATTTAAATGCTAGTAATATTCTCATAGGATGATATCACTTTCATGTTTCATTTTTATTCTCTTTTACAATATAGTTCCAATAATTACTGATTGCCGACACTTTGCTTACAATAAATACACTTCCAACTTTTGTCGGACCTCAGTTATAATTCGCGTCCGCTATGTTTCTATCTTGCCTTCATGTCATGTTGTCTAGAGATAGAGCATGTGTTATAAATTTCATTAGAAGCTCAAAGTTCATAGtaatttgtttaatttttttaattgccGAGTATCAGGTAACATACTTCACAACAACTGAATTTACAAATCTTAAATATAAATTAGATTATCTGTTATaatatatagtgtaattttttttatattttaagatGATTGTGCCTTATATATTTTCCCTGAGAAAGGAGCTAGAGTTCTACATAGGAGAACTAGGTTAGGCAAGTAGGATCGTTTGCCTTTTGCAGGAGGAAAGATATCGATTTATTCGTACCGCCCGTTTAACCAATGGTACGATGTCATATGCCAAGCCAAATTCATGAAAAAAGATTTGGCAATCAATTAGTAGCTGGTAAAAGCTGCCATCTCTCTTTTGCAGTCACTGTATCTCTCTTCCACTCTAGTCTCTAGCTAGGGACTGAATTGCAGAGCCTAATCAGGCTTCCTCATTAAAATTCACTGACTCCTTTTCCCCCCTACTTGGCTCATTTTTATACGAAGCAGGCTATAATATAACCTTCTCTTAAAGGTACGGGAAGGTGTTCAAAACACACATACTAGGGAAAGGAATAATAGTATCAACGGATGCAGAGGTGAACAAAGTGGTTCTACAGAATAACGGGGATGTATTCATACCATGTTATCCAAAATCGATAACAGAATTATTTGGGAAGAATTCCATATTGCAAATGAATGGGCCAGTACATAGGAGAGTGCATGGACTGATTGGGAGCTTCTTAAAATCAGCACAATTCAAGACTCGTATTACACGAGACATCGAAGCCTCCGTCCGCCATTTCTTGTCAACCTGGCTGGAAAAACAACACTGTGTCTACGTCCAAGATGAAGCCAAAAAggtctctctctatatatatatctaaaatCTTGCTGCACATGCATGCATTTATATTATGTCTGCTCGTACCACACTACCACTTATATTATCAATTCGAGCCCACTCCGCTCCGTGTCACGACATATGGCAGAGGTTAAATCAAATGAATTCATTTTTAGCATTGaaataatctcactagtggggtctctgtgtagggtagtttgtacgcagacctaggctgtttccgatagactctcgattccctccctccaagaactccccaccttgctcttggggtgactcgaacttacaacctcttggttgaaaatagagggtgctcaccactagagcaacccactcttgtctgtttatatacataaaagaaattaaattaaaatctatATGTATAATAAGACGGCACTCTTTCTAAATTTACTCACTCTAGTTTTTGTACGCAATTTCTATTATTCAATTAAGCAACAACTACATTGGCATTAGTACAACCTAAACTACTCCGTCTTTCCTAAATTAAGTGTTCTATTTTGACATTAGAATTGTGAAATTTGACACTTATTCATAAGAGTTGTTTTCTTtggaaattagaaaataaaatttaatatatttctATCGTATTCTTAATCAATCTCCTATTATATATGGTTTGCTAAACTCTGATGAGGTACGAGATAACATAGTATACTCCAGATAGATAATGTTCAAAGTCCGCACATAGAAATATATTCTCTAGCTAACACCTACATATGAGGTccattttcctaatagttagttGCTGTTGTTGGCTATTGAAGATTGCATTTGAGGTACTGATCAAGCTTATACTAAGCGTGGGCCCTGGGGAAGAATTGAACTTGCTCAAGAAAGAATTTGAAGAATTTACCAAAGGGTTGATTTGTTTGCCCATTAAACTTCCGGGAACCACACTCTACAAATCTTTGAAGGTAAGTTTTTCGTTGGTTACTAATAGTCTGTTTGGACGTGCTTCTAAAATAAGCTTAGTGTAAAaagttattttaaaagaaataattttggtgaaaagCCGTTTGTATTTGGCTAGTTAATTTGAAGTAATAATTATAGTGTTTATTTTTGTCAAAAGTGGTTTTAaagataaactattttttttgtatatgtttccAAAACTACTTTCATTTCTACTCAagaatattttttccttttaaaattttgGCCAaccattttaattttgaaaaacaaaattcTTTTGACCAAAGAATTCACTTTTGACAAAGAAGCTCAACCAAACATGCTATAATTAACTTCTTTCGAGTTTAAGTTATATGAACTATCCACTGACAACTGacagtgtaaaaaaaaaaaaatctaaatcgttctacttcataacttctttgcATGTGTGAGTTGTGACACTGTTTTTAGGGTTTGTACAGGCCAAAGAAAGGTTATCAAAAATGGTAGGGAAGATGGTAGAGGACAGAAAATTGAGCATGGAAAAAAGGGAAGAGAAGGCATTGCCAAATGATGCAATTGACGTGCTCTTAGGATATGCTGATGGGGCAAAGCAACCTCTGCCACCGTCTGATTTCATCAGTGGGAATTTGATAGAGATGATGATCCCCGGTGAAGAGACGGTACCAACGGCAATGACCTTATCTGTCAAATTCCTAAGTGACAACCCCGTCGCTCTAGCTCGCTTAGTGGTATGATGTTGTTAtcttcttttattactttctctgtttcaatttatttgaacctgtttgattggacacggagtttaaaaaaaataagaattttgaaatttgtggtcttaaacaagtcaaaaaggggcctaaaatatttgtgtggttataaaagcttctcattaaggatagaattgtaagtttaaactaaattattttctaatttagaaaacgatcattctttttggaacgtaTCAAAATAGAAATAGGTTCACGTAAACTGGAGCGGATGGAGTAATTTAATTTACGTTGATGTTGTAAAATATTTTACAACATCATATTAAATAACATAGTTATCTATAATAAACCTTATTTAGTAAAAAAATAGGCATAAAAACATTAAtagtgtaaaaaaaaattatactatgCAAATCTCTCTCGTTTATATGCGTGTGTTGCATGTACACAATTTAAGGATGAAAGAACCAAAATAGTAAATCATTTCTACGGGAGTATGTAATTAAAGgtgaaatgaaattaaaacacAAGGCCTAAAAACAAATAGTAATGTGTTAATTTTTTGAGTAGGTGATAAAGAGAGTATTTGTTAATTTTTTGAATAGATGTAAAAGATTGTCATAAAAAATGAAAGGAGTAGATTTTAGTAAAAGTGACACTTTTGGAATATAATAAATGGACGGATAGGCTTGCTTGGGCTTAAATATCAACGGTTGGGAGCAGTGTTGCTTGCCCCCACGTGCGGGTAGTACATGATCGTGAAACATTTTtctgcttttatttaatttttctttttgacctTTTCTGTAAACTCATTTTCAAAAATTGAGACACAGAAAACTTTggtttaaaaggaaaaataaaagtaTGGAAGAGGATGTTGCAGCAAGGGGTGTTAATGGTTCgattcggccggttattttataaaattagtaccatatcaatttttcggttattttgttatgtataaccaaaattagactttccGAAACTGtctcaatcatgtcggtttctcttcggtatcggtacggttcggttaatttttgatatttttttaaatatcatgtaaaatttaccagtaaaagtagaatgcaataacatatgtTCTTTTATAGGACGTAACAAAACTCcctagacatttttactgtttaaagagtgatgaattaaaaaaaatgaaagatggtTAGAGTATAGATCCATTAACTATCCTACAACAACGTAAAAAAAACAAGCAAaggcaaaaaaaatataaatcacacgagtgaaaaAATATTAACCAAGTtaggactcaagaataaagtttatagaagattaaatattcaaaaagataaatataaattatacgaaaggaaacatatttaATACATTATAGTTTGCTATTCATAACCGCTAGAATATTTTGTGTCTTgctaagatacttgaaataacttagtttaagtagaagtagcataatatgttttaggaattagtattttgagtttaattatttgttgacttgtaacagttttcataattccaaggcccaaaaaaaaatttaatgcattgttatttttaaACTCACTATTAAACATATTTTCcatatgtaaaatttattcggtacagttcgatattttttcggtttatttttataaaataaaaaatttaccctaattatcggtacgattataaatttatataaaaatctacgtattttttaaaaaatatctaaaaatcGATTCGGTGCGATACGATTCGGTAGGTTTAGTCGATTTAGTCAGTTTTGGAATAT
Proteins encoded in this window:
- the LOC107771928 gene encoding 3-epi-6-deoxocathasterone 23-monooxygenase CYP90C1 — translated: MKGESGGSLVWIGIATVVAVGWFIYKMRKRQKEKKDTNRGIPRGNSGWPLLGETLEFIASGYTSRPVSFMEKRKSLYGKVFKTHILGKGIIVSTDAEVNKVVLQNNGDVFIPCYPKSITELFGKNSILQMNGPVHRRVHGLIGSFLKSAQFKTRITRDIEASVRHFLSTWLEKQHCVYVQDEAKKIAFEVLIKLILSVGPGEELNLLKKEFEEFTKGLICLPIKLPGTTLYKSLKAKERLSKMVGKMVEDRKLSMEKREEKALPNDAIDVLLGYADGAKQPLPPSDFISGNLIEMMIPGEETVPTAMTLSVKFLSDNPVALARLVEENMELKRQKISSSEDYTWTDYMSLPFTQNVISETLRLANVINAVWRKALKDVKIKGHLIPKGWCVLASFTSVHMDEENYENPYNFDPWRWEKAGVAVTSTTFTPFGGGQRLCPGLELSRLEISIFLHHLVTTYRWVAEKDEIVYFPTVKMKSKLPINIMPFEQNPLIQTKQN